A DNA window from Vigna unguiculata cultivar IT97K-499-35 chromosome 10, ASM411807v1, whole genome shotgun sequence contains the following coding sequences:
- the LOC114167039 gene encoding uncharacterized protein LOC114167039, whose product MASGEKEKPSLLAKNVKVSFPSGSMVAILDELEEIASRPSQTPTLPHIGSTSKRKRGPTKCLKTHGLRYDERLPVKLNVLGQPVGTYRATLSNYLGTLARNAHLAPLTFTSWKGLKEHWNDMWKTVLSKFDIEERAKKWVLGSICSSWRNHKCRLKTKYFFPNMPDDYNFKNRPPSVPLEQWKILIKFWKSDIAKVRCEKNKTSRAKFTSVHTTGTKTFAEIRYEEMMKNIDGREPSRAEMFIMTHKPKNEETKEIISKLEDAISSHSIELEKNSTRDDVFFQVFGKDRHGYVRTYGKGVSPSDLWGSNSRVGIQKLIDEVQRNAQVELQSMKNRMQEEMEIKLKEQVKEQVETKLKEQLEAMKVELLKNFKIAFTQIPSYAPEVMVSNLNKEEVDIEDDPTLKMMDNDDNISHKVIEDPTSELVEKNAHALIFPFTHTSPRRKKEKVQKTNTKLTKRKLEDLNVEIVTLDKDLSILKHPSNAFELFLQEFANNYKETKVDLDNFERVKKKAVKAWNSLTNKELESYFNAATKLKRKLHLSTLKESVVEGKEIGKRERRPKIHFDGTDLKKLKQEKSHKFAK is encoded by the exons ATGGCTAGTGGTGAGAAAGAAAAACCATCCTTGCTGGCCAAGAATGTTAAAGTGTCATTTCCAAGTGGTTCTATGGTTGCAATCCTTGATGAGTTGGAAGAAATTGCATCAAGACCTAGTCAAACTCCAACACTCCCCCACATTG GTTCTACTAGTAAGAGAAAAAGAGGTCCTACCAAATGTCTCAAGACTCATGGTTTGAGATATGATGAGCGTTTACCGGTTAAACTTAATGTCCTTGGTCAACCTGTTGGCACTTATCGAGCTACATTGAGCAATTATTTGGGAACATTAGCTAGGAATGCACATTTAGCTCCTCTAACTTTTACTAGTTGGAAAGGATTGAAAGAACATTGGAATGACATGTGGAAAACAGTATTG TCaaaatttgatattgaagaacgTGCTAAAAAGTGGGTTTTAGGAAGCATATGTTCAAGTTGGAGGAACCACAAATGTCGATTGAAGACAAAgtatttttttccaaatatgCCAGATGATTACAACTTCAAAAATCGACCCCCAAGTGTTCCACTTGAGCAGTGGaaaattcttattaaattttggaAATCTGACATAGCTAAG gtTCGCTGTGAGAAGAACAAAACAAGCAGAGCAAAATTTACTTCTGTACATACCACAGGAACAAAAACCTTTGCTGAAATACGATATGAAGAG ATGATGAAAAATATTGATGGAAGAGAGCCATCTCGTGCAGAAATGTTCATCATGACACATAAGCCTAAAAATGAGGAAACCAAAGAGATTATT tCAAAGCTTGAGGATGCAATTTCTTCGCATTCAATAGAACTAGAGAAAAACTCAACCCGAGATGATGTATTTTTCCAAGTCTTTGGAAAAGATCGACATGGTTATGTGCGCACATATGGAAAAGGGGTTTCACCTTCCGATCTATGGGGATCTAACTCCCGAGTTggaatacaaaaattaattgatgAAGTTCAAAGGAATGCTCAGGTTGAACTACAAAGCATGAAAAACAGAATGCAAGAGGAAATGGAAATAAAGCTAAAAGAGCAAGTGAAGGAGCAAGTGGAAACCAAACTAAAAGAGCAACTAGAAGCAATGAAAGTTGAGCTTCTAAAGAACTTCAAAATCGCTTTTACTCAAATCCCAAGTTATGCTCCAGAAGTAATGGtttcaaatttgaataaagAGGAGGTGGACATTGAAGATGATCCAACATTGAAGATGATGGATAATGATGACAACATCTCTCATAaag TTATTGAAGATCCTACAAGTGAGCTCGTAGAGAAAAATGCACATGCCTTGATCTTTCCATTCACTCATACTAGCCCCAggagaaaaaaggaaaaagtgcAGAAAACTAACACCAAGTTAACTAAGAg GAAATTAGAAGATCTTAATGTTGAAATTGTCACACTTGATAAAGATCTTAGCATTCTCAAACATCCATCCAATGCCTTTGAGCTTTTCTT GCAAGAATTTGCAAACAActataaagaaacaaaagttgATTTAGAcaattttgaaagg gtTAAGAAAAAAGCTGTTAAGGCATGGAACTCTCTGACAAATAAA GAATTAGAGTCTTATTTCAATGCAGCAACTAaactcaaaagaaaattacatttgAGTACATTAAAGGAaag TGTTGTTGAAGGAAAAGAAATAGGAAAAAGAGAGCGGAGACCTAAAATTCATTTTGACGGGACTGActtgaaaaaattgaaacaagagaAATCTCACAAGT TTGCTAAATGA